The following proteins are encoded in a genomic region of Planctomycetaceae bacterium:
- a CDS encoding FtsK/SpoIIIE domain-containing protein, with protein MSSDITINNQIAQLTNLSQHCQALKDRLAELRNQMEDVAQQRDEELAMLNRQNESFLETELHRIYTHAREQQDNLDVDLKSRRSAIVEQKDRRIAELQQDLATQVGQLEERRNSETWVLQTVLDENTDDSPVSEYEREVDAYATQTAFLDDRFESLRLQIQQTSEYLAECHSSVDLQSPPPQVEEVRSRAKLQEMVITASDQALAEAGLLEKLKLPHWIRGGRLWGGCALTFILVLVPVLASRADLRAFINPELTSPDWQWLGVSSLIAATAAALSATVLVVMVQSRLRSGFDAMQQHVSNAEAARLKWQQRSEKEIDRMERVAEEWRQQVEASRLKHTERVQQQTDLQISGVRSETAHTIAGIRDECDRLQQQLDEEQRSMSQATQTWLEREDARVRAVAAEQTRSTIAACEQRFNRAVAELRNKSRETVDRWKECLSQMRGIARDSAASAAETRRWPDLQHVWDAPTRMPSYLSVADLLVTVPKPPDDSQQDSAANLCVELPAVLRFPADTSILVEHDSVGRETAISFIRAQILKLLTVIPPGRIRLTLIDPVGLGQSFSAMMHLADFDELLIHSRIWTDGTQIREQLQKVTEHMENVFQTYLRSEFQTIEEYNASAGEVAEPYHFVVIAGFPTAFAEESARHLSSILTSGPRCGVHALIASNPAMATPPSFDPDDLKNHCVRFRVTDGTVQPHAALPESILFEAYPEPAAEKYVKLVRMVGEASKDARRVEVSFTRIAPRNDEIWSHSTADGIDLPIGRAGAARLQFMRLGRGTSQHALVAGKTGSGKSTLLHILITNLALHYSPDEIQFYLIDFKKGVEFRSYAAHRLPHARVVAIESDREFGLSVLERLDEVLQERGDLFRSRGVQDVPAFREQFPSESMPRLLLLIDEFQEFFVAEDRVSSRASLLLDRLIRQGRAFGIHVLLGSQTLGGAYSLARSTLGQVAVRIALQCSESDAHLILSEDNSAARLLTRPGEAIYNDANGLLEGNHPFQIAWLDEARREEAIRTMLALHPEQHGDYSMVVFEGNVPPTVELCGPLNAQLSGGDDATRHPSDEVRIWLGEPVAIAAPTRIDLRRASGQNVLIVGQDESMADSILGLAALSVCVPPRPKGSDPTSEPKVVLLRSDRDTEARRRFDDVAGYLPSTRFEAHSAADCKTVVEAVLAEVTRRESDSELASGAELLLVIRDIGQFRDLRRDEDDFGMSGFGEAKPATVSGMFGDIIKRGPLVGVHVIVWTDTFSNAMRWLSNSLLREFEDRIAFRMNQTDSASLVDTPVASTLGPGRAVLYRDQTGTIEKFRPFAWPTANWLTSLNRNSSAGQTELGGFDIDSLKIE; from the coding sequence ATGTCATCCGACATCACGATCAACAACCAGATCGCTCAACTGACGAATCTCAGCCAGCACTGCCAGGCGCTGAAGGATCGGCTGGCAGAGCTGCGGAATCAGATGGAGGATGTTGCTCAGCAGCGCGACGAAGAACTGGCGATGCTGAACCGTCAGAATGAGTCGTTTCTGGAAACCGAACTGCACCGCATCTACACCCACGCGCGGGAACAGCAGGACAATCTGGACGTCGATCTCAAGTCGCGGCGAAGTGCGATCGTGGAACAGAAGGATCGCAGGATTGCGGAACTGCAGCAGGATCTTGCCACTCAGGTCGGACAACTTGAAGAACGCCGCAACAGCGAAACGTGGGTTCTGCAGACCGTTCTCGACGAAAACACCGACGACAGTCCGGTGTCCGAATATGAGCGTGAGGTGGACGCTTATGCGACACAGACCGCGTTTCTGGACGACCGGTTTGAAAGCCTGCGACTGCAGATTCAGCAGACGTCGGAGTATCTGGCCGAATGTCACAGCTCCGTCGATCTGCAGTCGCCGCCTCCACAAGTCGAAGAGGTTCGTTCGCGCGCGAAGCTGCAGGAGATGGTAATTACAGCCAGCGATCAGGCGCTGGCCGAAGCCGGACTGCTGGAAAAGCTGAAACTTCCGCACTGGATTCGCGGAGGTCGTCTTTGGGGCGGCTGTGCTCTGACGTTCATCCTGGTGCTGGTTCCGGTGCTGGCGTCGCGGGCCGATCTGCGAGCGTTCATCAATCCGGAACTGACGAGTCCTGACTGGCAGTGGCTGGGCGTTTCCTCATTGATTGCGGCAACTGCGGCGGCGCTTTCAGCCACGGTGCTGGTGGTCATGGTGCAGAGCCGATTGCGCAGCGGGTTCGATGCCATGCAGCAGCACGTCAGCAACGCGGAAGCCGCGCGTCTGAAATGGCAGCAGCGCAGCGAAAAGGAAATCGACCGCATGGAACGCGTCGCCGAAGAGTGGCGGCAGCAGGTGGAAGCCAGCCGTCTGAAACATACCGAACGAGTCCAGCAGCAGACGGACCTGCAGATCTCCGGCGTGCGTTCCGAAACGGCTCACACCATCGCTGGTATTCGTGACGAATGCGACCGGCTGCAGCAGCAACTGGATGAAGAACAACGTTCAATGTCGCAGGCCACACAAACCTGGCTGGAACGCGAAGATGCTCGAGTCCGCGCCGTCGCGGCCGAACAGACTCGCTCGACTATAGCCGCGTGCGAACAGCGGTTTAACCGCGCGGTCGCCGAGTTGCGGAACAAGTCGAGAGAAACCGTGGACCGCTGGAAAGAGTGTCTGTCGCAAATGCGCGGGATTGCTCGCGATTCCGCTGCCAGCGCGGCGGAAACACGCCGCTGGCCGGATCTGCAGCACGTGTGGGATGCTCCGACAAGAATGCCGTCGTACCTGTCCGTCGCCGATCTGCTGGTGACTGTTCCCAAGCCTCCCGACGACAGTCAGCAGGACTCCGCGGCCAACCTTTGCGTCGAACTGCCGGCGGTGCTGCGGTTTCCCGCGGACACATCGATCCTGGTGGAACACGATTCCGTCGGCCGCGAAACAGCGATCAGCTTCATTCGCGCTCAGATTCTGAAGCTGCTGACGGTGATTCCTCCCGGACGCATTCGCCTGACACTGATCGATCCCGTGGGACTCGGCCAGAGCTTTTCCGCGATGATGCACCTGGCGGACTTCGACGAACTGCTGATTCACAGCCGCATCTGGACCGACGGCACTCAGATTCGCGAGCAGTTGCAGAAAGTCACGGAACACATGGAGAACGTGTTTCAGACGTATCTTCGCAGTGAATTCCAGACGATCGAGGAGTACAACGCATCCGCCGGCGAAGTAGCCGAACCTTACCACTTCGTTGTCATCGCCGGTTTCCCGACTGCGTTTGCGGAAGAGTCGGCGCGGCATCTGTCATCGATTCTGACCAGCGGGCCTCGCTGCGGAGTTCACGCGCTGATCGCGTCAAATCCCGCAATGGCAACTCCGCCTTCCTTTGACCCTGACGATCTGAAGAACCACTGCGTTCGGTTCCGGGTGACTGACGGAACGGTGCAGCCCCATGCTGCTCTTCCCGAATCGATCCTGTTTGAAGCCTATCCGGAGCCTGCCGCCGAGAAATATGTGAAGCTGGTTCGAATGGTGGGCGAAGCGTCAAAGGACGCCCGGCGCGTCGAAGTGTCATTCACTCGCATCGCGCCTCGAAACGACGAGATCTGGTCTCACTCAACCGCGGACGGCATCGACCTGCCGATCGGTCGCGCGGGAGCCGCCCGGCTGCAGTTCATGCGACTCGGCCGCGGTACGTCCCAGCACGCTCTGGTGGCCGGAAAAACGGGGTCCGGCAAATCGACGCTGCTGCACATTCTGATCACCAATCTGGCGCTGCATTACAGTCCGGACGAAATTCAGTTCTACCTGATCGACTTCAAGAAGGGTGTCGAATTCCGCAGCTACGCGGCCCATCGACTACCGCACGCGCGCGTTGTCGCGATTGAAAGCGACCGCGAATTCGGACTCAGCGTGCTGGAGCGGCTGGACGAAGTCCTGCAGGAACGCGGCGATCTGTTTCGGTCGCGCGGCGTGCAGGATGTGCCCGCGTTTCGCGAACAGTTTCCGTCCGAATCGATGCCGCGGCTGTTGCTGCTGATCGATGAGTTTCAGGAATTCTTTGTCGCCGAAGACCGCGTGTCGTCGCGGGCATCGCTGCTGCTGGACCGGCTGATTCGCCAGGGACGCGCGTTCGGAATTCACGTGCTGCTGGGTTCGCAGACGCTGGGCGGTGCGTACTCGCTGGCGCGCAGCACGCTGGGGCAGGTGGCTGTTCGCATCGCGCTGCAGTGCAGCGAAAGCGACGCTCATCTGATTCTGAGCGAAGATAACAGCGCGGCCAGGCTGCTGACTCGGCCGGGCGAAGCGATTTACAACGATGCCAACGGTCTGTTGGAAGGCAACCACCCGTTTCAGATCGCCTGGCTGGACGAAGCCCGGCGCGAAGAAGCCATTCGCACGATGCTGGCCCTGCATCCGGAGCAACACGGCGACTACTCGATGGTGGTCTTCGAAGGCAACGTTCCGCCGACGGTGGAACTGTGCGGACCACTGAATGCTCAACTGTCCGGCGGTGATGACGCAACGCGACATCCCTCCGACGAAGTTCGCATCTGGCTGGGCGAACCCGTGGCCATTGCGGCTCCGACTCGAATCGACCTGCGGCGAGCCAGCGGGCAGAACGTGCTGATTGTCGGTCAGGACGAAAGCATGGCCGACAGCATTCTGGGCCTCGCGGCGCTAAGCGTCTGTGTGCCGCCGCGTCCGAAGGGTTCCGATCCAACCAGCGAACCCAAGGTCGTGTTGCTGCGGTCGGACAGAGATACCGAGGCTCGCCGGCGGTTTGACGATGTCGCCGGGTATCTGCCATCGACTCGTTTCGAAGCGCACTCCGCGGCGGATTGCAAAACGGTGGTGGAAGCGGTTCTGGCGGAAGTCACTCGGCGGGAAAGTGATTCTGAACTCGCCAGCGGAGCCGAATTGCTGCTGGTCATTCGAGATATCGGGCAGTTCCGCGACCTTCGCCGCGACGAAGATGACTTCGGCATGAGCGGGTTTGGCGAAGCGAAGCCGGCAACCGTTTCCGGCATGTTCGGCGACATCATCAAACGCGGTCCGCTGGTGGGAGTCCACGTCATCGTTTGGACGGACACGTTCAGCAACGCCATGCGCTGGCTGTCGAATTCCCTGCTTCGGGAATTTGAGGACCGCATCGCGTTCCGCATGAATCAGACGGATTCGGCCAGTCTGGTGGATACTCCCGTGGCGTCGACTCTGGGACCGGGGCGAGCCGTGCTGTACCGCGATCAAACTGGAACGATCGAAAAGTTCCGGCCGTTCGCGTGGCCGACTGCAAACTGGCTGACGTCGCTGAACCGGAATTCATCGGCCGGACAAACAGAACTGGGCGGATTTGATATCGATTCGCTGAAGATCGAATAG
- a CDS encoding WXG100 family type VII secretion target, with protein MTQAIVDPAELRRFAQTLRRFNEEINERSAVIAGQLNSLGQTWRDQEHIKFSEDFAGNMKALGRFVESNETYIPYLLRKAQLIEEYLQQG; from the coding sequence ATGACTCAGGCCATCGTTGATCCCGCCGAACTGCGACGCTTCGCTCAGACCTTGCGGCGCTTCAATGAAGAAATCAATGAACGATCAGCGGTGATCGCCGGGCAGTTGAATTCGCTCGGCCAGACGTGGCGCGATCAGGAGCACATCAAGTTTTCCGAAGACTTCGCCGGCAACATGAAAGCTCTGGGACGATTCGTCGAAAGCAACGAAACCTACATTCCGTACCTGCTGCGAAAGGCTCAGTTGATCGAAGAGTACCTGCAACAGGGATGA
- a CDS encoding sigma-70 family RNA polymerase sigma factor — translation MPHPETRLSLIVRLKDQHNELAWRDFMDAYEPFLNRLAARQGVPERHVPDVVQQVLLAIAKSVDGWNDDGRPESFRRWLATVSRNVVIKFMTRERRQAGGRGGTELVDLLRNVPAEPDEQQVQRYEHELIVWAAEQVRSEFLESSWKAFWATVIEGRSVSEVAAELNLSPGSIYMSRSRIMAKIRTKVDEVMR, via the coding sequence ATGCCGCATCCGGAAACCCGACTCAGCCTGATCGTCCGGCTGAAGGACCAGCACAACGAACTGGCCTGGCGGGATTTCATGGATGCCTACGAACCATTCCTCAACCGCCTGGCCGCTCGGCAGGGAGTTCCCGAACGGCACGTCCCCGACGTTGTCCAGCAGGTGTTGCTGGCCATCGCAAAATCGGTTGACGGCTGGAACGATGACGGCAGGCCCGAATCATTTCGACGCTGGCTGGCAACCGTCTCCCGCAACGTCGTCATCAAATTCATGACAAGAGAACGTCGTCAGGCCGGAGGCCGCGGCGGAACGGAACTTGTCGACCTGTTGCGAAATGTTCCGGCCGAACCGGACGAACAACAGGTTCAGCGTTACGAACATGAACTGATTGTCTGGGCCGCCGAACAGGTCCGCAGTGAATTCCTCGAATCAAGCTGGAAAGCATTCTGGGCCACCGTCATCGAAGGCCGCAGCGTCAGCGAAGTCGCCGCGGAACTCAACCTCAGCCCCGGCAGCATCTACATGTCCCGCAGCCGAATCATGGCGAAGATCAGAACGAAGGTGGATGAGGTGATGAGGTGA
- a CDS encoding DEAD/DEAH box helicase — MNVMNTELEVETPETEVEIPVDDETLEVSSDTNPVTAVEQAAPQNDTADEFHAGTTEERATAACSGSLPESDGSAPPAVKSSPGKHEAVDGKAAFFDLDLSPPIQEAVRAGGYVSPTPIQAQAIPVLLEGRDVLGQASTGTGKTAAFALPLLSRLDPADRSTQVLVLTPTRELALQVAKSFRTYGHNLPDLTIQPIYGGASYFHQIKALERGVQIVVGTPGRLMDHMRRGTLKLDRLRCIVLDEADEMLRMGFVDDVTWILEQTPSERQTALFSATMPPPIQRIAEQHLRNPAKITIREATTTATTVQARYVVCAHRDKPDVLHRILETENTDGVLIFVRTKEATLRIAETLASHGFNAEALNGDMPQAQRERTVQQLKNGRLNVVVATDVAARGLDVQRISHVINFDVPHDTESYVHRIGRTGRAGRSGDTILFVTRGEIRRVRQLERETRQRMDEMEIPAAAMVNRKRRADFLHRMLSTLENRNLTAYQQLVAELQQKSARSSEDIAVALLAMLQGDRPFLMDERHDFANHQRPSNRSRNRRDDRRPEPRPQHADRSEQTRRSPPVTTVHQEPGRRETVADQPRAVDRKISAPAANSRHSASNHAASAETEGRSRSSDADRRPPTRTTRRSEQRHEPGMERFRIEVGREHGVEPGNIVGAIANEAGLAAKDIGRITIEDDHSFVDLPEGMPRQIFRQLKDVIVSGRHLRITRTQPYKPPFQKKRTTGSGTPKPRRQTGKRTKGHKPARHRSS, encoded by the coding sequence ATGAATGTCATGAATACTGAGTTGGAAGTTGAAACTCCGGAGACTGAAGTTGAGATTCCGGTCGACGACGAAACGCTGGAAGTGTCGTCGGACACGAATCCGGTGACCGCCGTCGAACAGGCAGCTCCGCAGAACGACACGGCTGACGAATTCCATGCCGGGACGACGGAAGAGCGCGCAACAGCGGCATGTTCAGGTTCGTTGCCGGAATCCGACGGAAGCGCGCCGCCAGCCGTTAAGTCGTCGCCTGGAAAACATGAGGCAGTGGACGGAAAGGCAGCGTTCTTCGACCTGGACCTGTCTCCGCCGATTCAGGAAGCTGTCCGTGCGGGCGGTTACGTCAGTCCCACGCCCATTCAGGCGCAAGCGATTCCGGTATTGCTGGAAGGTCGCGACGTCCTTGGACAGGCGTCGACCGGAACGGGCAAGACGGCCGCGTTCGCTCTGCCGCTGCTGTCACGCCTGGACCCGGCGGACCGTTCGACTCAGGTGCTGGTGCTGACTCCCACGCGTGAACTGGCACTGCAGGTCGCGAAGTCGTTTCGAACCTACGGCCACAATCTGCCGGATCTGACGATTCAGCCGATCTATGGCGGCGCGTCCTATTTTCATCAGATCAAGGCACTGGAACGAGGAGTTCAGATTGTTGTCGGCACGCCCGGCCGGCTGATGGATCACATGCGTCGAGGCACGCTGAAGCTCGACCGCTTGCGGTGTATCGTACTCGATGAAGCCGACGAAATGCTTCGGATGGGATTCGTCGACGACGTCACCTGGATTCTGGAACAGACGCCGTCGGAACGGCAGACCGCTTTGTTTTCCGCAACGATGCCGCCGCCGATTCAGCGGATTGCCGAACAACATCTCAGAAATCCGGCGAAGATCACGATTCGAGAAGCCACGACCACGGCCACAACAGTGCAGGCTCGCTACGTCGTCTGTGCCCATCGCGACAAGCCGGACGTGCTGCACCGGATTCTGGAAACCGAAAACACGGACGGCGTGCTGATCTTCGTGCGTACAAAGGAAGCCACGCTGCGCATCGCGGAGACTCTGGCCAGCCACGGTTTCAATGCGGAGGCATTGAACGGCGACATGCCGCAGGCTCAGCGCGAACGAACCGTCCAGCAGTTGAAAAATGGCCGCCTGAACGTCGTCGTCGCCACGGATGTCGCCGCACGCGGGCTGGACGTGCAGCGGATCAGCCATGTCATCAACTTCGACGTCCCGCACGACACGGAATCCTACGTCCACCGCATCGGGCGAACGGGGCGGGCCGGTCGGTCGGGTGACACAATATTGTTCGTCACCAGAGGCGAGATTCGCCGCGTCCGGCAGCTCGAACGTGAGACTCGCCAGCGCATGGACGAAATGGAAATCCCCGCCGCCGCGATGGTGAACCGCAAGCGTCGCGCCGATTTTCTGCACCGGATGCTCAGCACGCTCGAAAACCGCAATCTGACGGCGTATCAACAGCTCGTGGCGGAACTGCAGCAAAAGTCCGCGCGAAGTTCGGAAGACATCGCCGTCGCGCTGCTGGCGATGCTGCAGGGCGACCGGCCGTTCCTGATGGACGAACGACACGACTTCGCGAATCACCAGCGTCCGTCAAACCGCAGTCGCAATCGTCGCGATGATCGCAGGCCGGAGCCTCGACCGCAGCACGCGGATCGCTCCGAACAGACGCGAAGGAGCCCGCCTGTAACCACGGTCCACCAGGAACCCGGCCGGCGCGAGACCGTCGCCGACCAGCCCCGCGCTGTTGACCGAAAGATTTCCGCTCCGGCAGCCAATTCGCGGCATTCGGCGTCAAATCATGCGGCGTCCGCCGAAACGGAAGGCCGCAGCCGTTCGTCGGACGCCGATCGACGCCCGCCGACTCGCACGACGCGTCGGTCAGAACAACGGCATGAACCCGGCATGGAACGATTCCGCATCGAAGTGGGACGCGAACACGGCGTTGAACCGGGCAACATCGTGGGAGCCATCGCGAACGAAGCGGGGCTTGCCGCGAAAGACATCGGCCGGATCACGATCGAAGACGATCACAGTTTCGTCGATCTTCCGGAAGGAATGCCGCGACAGATTTTTCGCCAGTTGAAAGACGTAATCGTGTCCGGCCGGCATCTGCGGATCACGCGAACGCAGCCATACAAGCCTCCGTTTCAGAAGAAGCGTACGACCGGCAGCGGGACCCCGAAACCACGGCGTCAGACCGGAAAACGCACCAAAGGCCACAAGCCGGCGCGACACCGCAGCAGTTGA
- a CDS encoding protein kinase, whose translation MASNYRTTCSNCSRRLRVPENALGQLVRCPSCGHTFEVMDVRAATPAAPATPAPPEQTVSRTVAARDDDSDSDRRSENTCDPDISIEGRTGQTVGRYEVREAVGQGGFGRVYRAYDPDHDRFVALKIPTVGPNQDVRVKRFLREAASTSRLRHRNIVATFESGETEDCYFLASEFIDGELLSERIKREKMSVQDAVRCAWRLADALAYAHSQGVIHRDIKPQNIMLDSAGEPKLMDFGLAKDLEDEAGITTDGALLGTPAYMSPEQARGDVGRIGPASDQYSLGVVLYQLLTGSKPFNGPQHMVIAQVASNTPQPIRAVDPTLSADLDAICRKAMHRDPDQRYLTCADLAADLHDWLQCRPVRAGSLSTVRRGLHTLRNNAPVIVMSTIVLGILAAVGWAMLGQDDNSRPDSPPQVVDGSDKPDDNSSAAGTTPDESPSVTGTTGSGGDASEGSTSTDVAAVDTTAGETSAVDKPADGGTGSETGIVTPEVTVADGDTLTDGTTAADGTTAVVPPVSSGPVVPTANRTHFVGSHACIDCHRSEYVAWSRSKHARGRNLQDSPIAQKYLEKHQSLDSCLACHSPTEGSTSGQMAVEAGTSCESCHGAAGGDDGWLVTHAQYDDRAAATRQQETPEHRQARHDVINRAGMIRPVHLYELVKNCHSCHIIGDEELVAEDVGHKAKSELFEILPWMQGEVRHNFFQDSRHNADTASLLQRQTNLPTANRRRLLLIVSPLVVAEVCLRNLAATSGTKDLEGDAVDAWKDAIDTAKDQLEEFAEILESPEGETVEAITVDLLNEAVTVVDDLGRRLRDVNRENAAASADKIATITVRFLQQYDGSQFSALDADFLGRPTQGNALEPQLRMQARRAP comes from the coding sequence ATGGCATCCAACTATCGAACGACGTGTTCCAACTGCAGCAGGCGCCTGCGAGTCCCGGAGAATGCTCTGGGGCAGCTTGTTCGCTGTCCGTCCTGCGGCCACACCTTCGAAGTGATGGACGTTCGCGCGGCGACTCCGGCTGCTCCGGCAACTCCGGCGCCACCCGAACAGACCGTGTCCCGCACCGTCGCCGCCCGGGACGATGACTCGGATTCGGACAGGCGATCCGAGAACACCTGTGATCCTGATATCAGCATTGAGGGCCGCACCGGCCAGACTGTGGGACGCTATGAAGTCAGGGAAGCCGTCGGCCAGGGCGGCTTCGGTCGTGTTTACCGAGCCTATGATCCGGATCACGATCGGTTCGTGGCGCTGAAGATTCCGACCGTCGGCCCCAACCAGGATGTCCGCGTGAAGCGGTTCCTTCGCGAGGCCGCGTCGACGTCCCGTCTGCGTCACCGCAATATCGTCGCCACGTTTGAATCCGGTGAAACGGAAGACTGCTACTTTCTGGCGTCGGAGTTCATCGACGGGGAACTGCTGTCGGAACGCATCAAACGCGAAAAGATGTCCGTTCAGGACGCGGTGCGATGTGCCTGGCGGCTGGCCGACGCACTCGCGTACGCTCACAGCCAGGGAGTAATTCATCGCGACATCAAGCCTCAGAACATCATGCTGGATTCCGCCGGTGAACCGAAGCTGATGGACTTCGGGCTGGCAAAGGATCTGGAGGACGAAGCGGGAATCACCACCGATGGCGCCCTGCTGGGCACTCCCGCCTATATGTCGCCGGAACAGGCTCGCGGTGACGTCGGCCGCATCGGTCCGGCCAGCGATCAATACAGTCTGGGGGTCGTTCTGTACCAGTTGCTGACCGGCAGCAAGCCGTTCAACGGACCGCAGCATATGGTGATCGCTCAGGTCGCCAGCAACACGCCGCAGCCGATTCGTGCCGTCGATCCGACACTGTCCGCCGACCTGGACGCGATCTGCCGGAAAGCCATGCACCGCGATCCCGATCAGCGATATCTGACGTGTGCCGATCTCGCCGCGGACCTGCACGACTGGCTGCAGTGCCGTCCCGTTCGAGCAGGCTCGCTGTCAACTGTCCGGCGGGGCCTGCACACGCTGCGCAACAACGCACCTGTGATCGTGATGTCCACGATCGTGCTGGGAATCCTGGCAGCGGTTGGCTGGGCTATGCTGGGACAGGACGACAACTCCCGTCCGGATTCTCCGCCGCAGGTTGTTGACGGTTCCGATAAGCCTGATGACAACTCGTCGGCTGCGGGAACAACTCCCGATGAATCACCGTCCGTGACCGGCACGACCGGATCCGGCGGCGACGCGTCTGAAGGCAGCACATCCACCGACGTCGCAGCCGTTGACACGACCGCCGGCGAAACGTCTGCCGTTGACAAACCTGCCGACGGCGGCACTGGATCGGAAACGGGAATCGTAACGCCGGAAGTCACCGTGGCCGACGGAGACACTCTGACGGACGGAACCACGGCAGCGGACGGAACCACGGCGGTCGTTCCGCCGGTGAGTTCCGGTCCTGTGGTGCCGACTGCCAACAGAACCCACTTCGTCGGTTCTCACGCCTGTATCGACTGCCACCGATCGGAATACGTCGCATGGAGCCGCTCCAAACACGCGCGCGGCAGGAATCTTCAGGACTCCCCTATCGCCCAAAAGTATCTGGAAAAGCACCAGAGTCTGGATAGCTGCCTGGCATGTCACTCGCCGACCGAAGGCTCCACTTCCGGACAGATGGCGGTGGAAGCCGGCACGTCCTGCGAATCCTGCCACGGCGCTGCTGGCGGAGATGACGGATGGCTGGTGACGCACGCGCAGTACGACGACCGTGCCGCGGCGACTCGGCAGCAGGAAACGCCCGAACATCGGCAGGCCCGACACGATGTCATCAACCGGGCCGGCATGATTCGCCCGGTGCATTTGTACGAATTGGTGAAGAACTGCCACAGTTGCCACATCATTGGTGATGAAGAACTGGTCGCCGAAGATGTCGGGCACAAAGCGAAGAGCGAGCTGTTCGAGATCCTTCCGTGGATGCAGGGCGAGGTGCGGCACAACTTCTTTCAGGATTCCCGGCACAACGCCGACACGGCGTCTCTGTTACAGCGACAGACGAATCTGCCGACCGCCAACCGTCGGCGACTGCTGCTGATTGTGTCTCCACTGGTTGTAGCGGAGGTCTGCCTGAGAAACCTGGCAGCCACCAGCGGAACCAAAGACCTTGAGGGCGACGCAGTGGATGCATGGAAGGACGCCATCGACACGGCGAAGGACCAGTTGGAAGAGTTTGCCGAGATTCTGGAATCCCCGGAAGGCGAAACTGTGGAAGCGATCACGGTTGACCTGCTGAACGAAGCCGTCACTGTCGTCGACGATCTTGGCCGAAGGCTGCGCGACGTCAACCGGGAAAATGCCGCCGCGTCAGCCGACAAGATTGCGACCATCACAGTCAGGTTTCTGCAGCAGTACGACGGTTCGCAGTTCAGTGCTCTGGACGCCGACTTTCTGGGGCGTCCGACTCAGGGGAATGCGCTGGAGCCTCAGTTGCGGATGCAGGCGAGACGGGCGCCGTAA
- a CDS encoding serine/threonine-protein kinase, whose product MRSIIGHGGNGIVLKGFQEELNRLVAVKVMAPQLATSAAARKRFAREAQATAAIVHPNVMPILTVNSSGQLPFIVMPYVDCESLQDRLDRMGSLPVVDILRIGLQVAKGLAAAHAQGLVHRDVKPANILLERGVDRVMLTDFGLARAVDDATLTRTGLIAGTPQYMSPEQARGEAVDTRSDLFSLGSVLYALATGRPPFRAETSYGILRRVTDHEARSIRELNSEIPDWLEGIVNKLLAKSPDDRFSSSESVAELLEDCVAHVQQPNANALPDGVRSLVPASRRMLHRWPWLMAVLVVIAAAVGIQWLEGVGAKNEQNSGAAASVASTQPASEDGESKDDSSKVVAASDGTDDWNPAIEAELNELDSELDAVMQSLENME is encoded by the coding sequence GTGCGGTCAATCATCGGTCACGGCGGAAATGGCATTGTGCTGAAGGGCTTTCAGGAAGAACTCAACCGACTGGTGGCTGTGAAAGTCATGGCCCCGCAACTGGCGACAAGCGCCGCGGCTCGCAAGCGGTTTGCCCGGGAAGCTCAGGCCACGGCGGCGATCGTTCATCCGAATGTGATGCCGATTCTGACGGTGAATTCCTCCGGGCAGTTGCCGTTCATCGTGATGCCGTATGTCGATTGCGAATCGCTGCAGGATCGGCTGGACCGCATGGGTTCGCTTCCTGTCGTCGACATTCTGCGGATCGGTCTGCAGGTGGCGAAGGGTCTGGCGGCGGCTCACGCTCAGGGACTGGTTCATCGCGACGTCAAGCCGGCCAACATTCTGCTGGAACGCGGAGTCGACCGAGTCATGCTGACCGACTTCGGACTCGCGCGAGCTGTCGACGACGCCACGCTGACTCGCACGGGTCTGATCGCCGGCACGCCGCAATACATGTCTCCCGAACAGGCTCGCGGAGAAGCTGTCGACACGCGGAGCGATCTGTTCAGTCTCGGCAGCGTGCTGTACGCGCTGGCGACGGGCCGGCCTCCTTTTCGAGCGGAAACCAGTTACGGCATTCTTCGCCGAGTCACCGATCACGAAGCGCGGTCGATTCGCGAACTGAACAGTGAGATTCCCGACTGGCTGGAAGGCATCGTCAACAAGCTGCTGGCGAAGTCTCCCGATGATCGGTTTTCGTCGTCCGAAAGCGTGGCCGAGCTGCTGGAAGACTGTGTGGCTCACGTTCAGCAACCGAACGCGAACGCGCTGCCGGACGGAGTCAGATCGCTGGTGCCGGCGAGCAGGAGAATGCTGCACCGCTGGCCGTGGCTGATGGCGGTGCTGGTCGTCATCGCCGCAGCTGTGGGAATTCAATGGTTGGAGGGCGTTGGGGCGAAGAACGAGCAGAACTCCGGCGCTGCGGCTTCGGTCGCTTCGACACAACCTGCGTCCGAAGATGGCGAATCCAAAGATGACTCATCGAAGGTCGTTGCAGCTTCCGACGGAACCGACGACTGGAACCCCGCCATCGAAGCCGAATTGAACGAGCTGGACAGCGAACTTGACGCTGTGATGCAGTCGCTGGAGAACATGGAATGA